The sequence TTTAGGCAATTACGAACGGGACGCATGGTGGTGCAAGAGCTAAAATACATCCAAGATTATAAATATGCTGATTCTCTGGCATGGGTGATCATGCCAGACCATCTACATTGGTTAATGCAACTGAACGAGACGGCATCTTTATCTAGCGTATTAAAACGCTTTAAAGGCCGAACAACCTCGGTGGTGAATAGACACCTACAGAGAACAGGTGCTCTTTGGCAAAAAGGGTTTAACGAGCATGCATTGCGAAAAGAGGAAGACATAAAGCAAATTGCCCGCTATATAGTGGCTAATCCACTAAGAGCTAACTTAGTAAGCAAAGTTGGCGATTACCCACTCTGGGATGCGATATGGCTATAACACGGCGAATATTGATATAAAAAGCTATTTGTAGGCGAACGCTAAACTCTCGCATTTTGCCAAGGGCGGGATGGTTTAAACCGCGCGTACATTCAAACTAACATCGCCCTTGTAGGCGAACGCTTGCTCTCGCATTTCGCCAAGGGCGGAACTATTTAGCCACCAAGCCCCTCAGACCCAACACCGCGAGAACAAATGTTCGCCTACAACACAAGCGTCCTTTGCCTATCTGGGTGCCAAACTCTCGCATTTAGCCGAAAGCGGAATGGTTTAAAGTCCACTCAATCGGTGTTTTACCTTGCTGTTGTAACAGCGCGTTGGTTTTTGAAAAGTGTTGGCAGCCAAAAAAGCCGCGGTAGGCGGATAAGGGGCTGGGGTGAACGGCGGTGAGGATATGATGGCGCTCGGTATCTATTGCCGCGCCCTTTTTCTGGGCGTGACTGCCCCACAGTAAAAACACCACGCCTTCGCATTGCTCATTCACCGTTTGAATGACCTTGTCGGTAAAGGTCTCCCAACCTAACTTGGCATGAGAATGCGCCTTACCTGCTGCTACTGTGAGCACGGTATTAATCATCAAGACGCCCTGCTCGGCCCACGCCGTTAAGTAGCCGTGATCTGGCGTAACAAAGCCTTCTATATCAGTGGTCAATTCTTTGTACATATTACGCAATGAGGGTGGCACCTTTACGCCTGGCAATACCGAAAAGCACAAGCCATGGGCTTGGTTAGGCCCGTGATAAGGGTCTTGGCCGAGTATCACCACCTTAACCTGGTTAAGCGGTGTGAGGGCAAAGGCATTGAATACCTCTAGAGCAGGCGGATAAATCACCTTACCCGCAGCCCGCTCTTGCTCAACAAATTCTAGGGTTTGCTGAAGGTAAGCCTGTTGTTGTTCTTGTTCGATGAGTTGCTGCCAGGTTAACGCCATTGGGATCCTTAGAGAGCTGAGATAAACATTTAAAGATTTCTTCGCCACGGAATACACGGAAACGCACGGAAAAATGAAGACCAACGCAAGAGATTTTTATGGGTAAGACCTTACAAAATAAAATTTATTATTATGTAATTGCCCTACGTCCGTGTTGTTCCGTGTATTCCGTGGCAAAAATAGGTTTAGGTTGTGAACTTGCTCTTAACTGACCATTCAACACTCACAACTCAACACTAGCCCCCTCGGGGCCGGATGATCCCTTCTTGCATGGTGCTGGCGATAAGTATGCCGTCGCGGGTGTAACAGCGGCCTTGTACTAGGCCTCGGCCACCGATGGCGCGCGGGCTTTCCATGACATATAAAATCCAGTCGTCGAAGCGAAAGTCCTGATGAAACCACATCGAATGATCGATGGTCGCTACTTGTAGCTCGCGTTCCCAATAGGAACGGCCATGGGGCATAAGTGCCGTGGGTAAAAAGTTAAAGTCTGAAGCATAGGCCAGCAAATATTTGTGAATGCGCGGGTCATTGGGCAGCTCGCCGTTGGCTTTAAGCCAAATATAGCGCAGCGGCTCGGCCTTTTCGGGCAGCATGGGATCCACGTAATTCACTTGCCGCATTTCGATAGGCTTAGGCGACAGCCACTTTTCTCTGATCTTGGGCGGCAAGTATTGCACCAGTGCTTTGATGTGCTCGCTCTCAGAGGTGAGACCTTCTGGCCCCGCTACTTCTGGCATCATCGCTTGATGCTCAAAGCCTGACACCGGCTCTTGAAAAGACGCCGTCATGTAGAAAATGGGTTTGCCATATTGTAAGGCTTGCACGCGTCGCGTGGAGGTGGTTTTGCCATCACGGATGGTTTCTACGTCGTAAATAATGGGTTTATTCACATCACCCGGGCGCAAGAAATAAGAGTGAAAGGAATGGGCGGGACGATCTGTGGCCAAGGTGTATTTAGCCGCCGCTAAGGCCTGCCCCATCACTTGACCACCAAACACAGCGCCAAAGCCTAAGTCAGTACTTTGGCCACGATACAAGCCATCGTCTAACTGCTCCAGCGCCAGCAAGGCTAACAACTCATCTAATGCTTGACTCATTAATTTTGCTACCTGTTTATGCAACGAGTCTTATAAGTTATCACAAGGCGATATTACCAGCCTAGTTTGCTTTAAAGACCAAAGGCTTTCTTGTCACGGAAGAGCGAGATACCAGAGCCGTCATCCTGACGAACGTCAGGATCTCGCACTCCAGCCTTCATCCTGATGTACATCAGGATCTCGTTTTAGGCTCTAAGGCAAAGAGCGAGATACCGGGGCGAACCCGGTATGACGGCAAAAAGAGCGTATCCGAACCTAGCCCTTATGCCGTCTTCCTGACGCACGTCAGGAACTCGCACTTCAGCCGTCATCCTGACGCACGTCAGGGTCTCGTTTTTATGACCTAAGACAAAGAGCGAGATACCGGAGTAAATCCGGTATGACAAAAGACCGCCGTCATCCTGACGAAAGTCAGGATCTTTGCTTGGGTATTTAAGGAACGAGGTGGGGCTACACCTTAACGGATAAAATTTGCACAGCATTGTGGCTAAACATGGCTAAGCTCGTTATAAACCCATTAACAACTATTCCTATGCTTAAATCACCCGCTGTTTATATTCTTTCTAATAAGCCGCAAGGCGTACTGTATATCGGTGTCACTAGTGATCTTCTGCAACGAGTTTGGCAACACCGAAATCACGACATAGCTGGTTTTACCGCGCGCTACAACGTAAATAAGCTAGTTTACTTTGAAATGCTGAGTGATATGTACAGTGCGATTTCTCGTGAGAAACAGCTTAAAAACTGGCGAAGAGCTTGGAAGGTTGAGCTCATAGAACAAAGTAATCCTCAATGGCGGGATCTTTGGAATGATGTCTGTGGTTAATAAAAAGATATCATATCCGTACCTCGTCCTTCAGCCGTCATCCTGACGCACGTCAGGATCTCTCACTATGCCGTCTTCCTGATGAACATCAGGATCTCGTTTTAGGTTTTAGGTTTTAGGTTTTAGGTTTTAGAGCAAAGAGCGAGATACCGGAGCAGGTCCGGCATGACGGCATAGAGCGATGTTTGTATTTATGCCGTCATCCTGATGAACGTCAGGATCTCGCTTTAGGTTCTAGAGCAAAGAACGAGATACCGAGGCCGTCATGCTGAACTTGATTCAGTATCGGTATGACGGCAAAGGGCGGAGTACTATGTTATGCCGTCATCCTGACGCACGTCAGGATCTCGCTTTAGGTTCTAGGGCAAAGAGCGAGATACCGGAGCACGTCCGGTATGACGGCAGCGTGCGTGATTTGTATTTCAGCCGTCATCCTGATGCACATCAGGATCTCGTTTTAGGTTCTAAGGCAAAGAGCGAGATACCGGGGCGAACCCGGTATGACGGCAAAGGACGGTGTGCGATGTAACGTCGTCATCCTGATGCCCATCAGGATCTCGCTGTTGGTCTTTAGAAACAAGGGTCGTGCTTTCTGCGTTGTCGGCTAAACGCGTTTAATTCGAACAATATTTAACCGCGAAAGGTCAATCGCCCCTCATAAGCCTTCAGTCATGCTTCGATCTTAGGTAAGCTCGATTTTCCCGTATTCTTTCGTGCTTCTCGCAGTAAAGAGTTGTGGCAAAAACTTTAGGTCTCCATCTTACTGATAAAGCAGGTCGCTATGCCTTCCCCCGAATTGGTTTTTATCCCCGCTATTACTCAAATTAATGCCAACCACTGGGATGCGCTGTTTACCGACGGCTACCCCTTTACTCGCCACGGTTTTTTGCGGGCGCTGGAGGAAGGCGGCAGCCTGGGCAAAGACACCGGCTGGCTGGTGCAGCATGCCTGCCTGTATCAGGACGGACGGCTGATTGCCGCCATGCCCTGCTACATCAAGACCCACTCCTATGGTGAATACCTGTTTGACTGGGCCTTTGCCGAGGCCTACCAGCGCCACCAGCTGGACTACTATCCCAAGCTGGTCTGCGCCATCCCCTTTACTCCTGCCACCGGCCCCAGACTGGGGCTGGCACCCGGTTATCAGCCGGTACAGGTTATGCCCTGGTTTGAACAGGGCCTGCTTGCCCTGAGCGAGCGCATAGGCGCCAGCGGCTACCAGTGCCTGTTCTGCGAGCCCGATCTGGAAGAGCCGTTACAACGCCAGAATTGGCAACGGCGGGTCAATGTGCAGTTTCACTGGCTGAACCGGGGCTATAGCCATATGGACGATTTTCTTGCTCGCTTTAGCTCCCGCAAGCGCAAGAACCTGCTGAAAGAGCGAGCCCGAGTGCAGAATAGCGGCATCCGTTTTACCACCCTGAGCGGCGATGCGCTCACCCCAGAAGTCTGGCAACAGTTCTACCAATTTTATCGGCGCACCTACCAGAAACGGGCCGGTCATAACGGTTACCTCTCCCAGAAAACCCTGCTGTTGTGGGGCGAATACTGCCGGGATCACTGCGTGCTGTTTGCCGCCTGGCAAGACCAGACCATGGTGGCTGGCGCCCTGTGTTTTCGCTCACACAACACTCTCTATGGTCGTTACTGGGGCTGCGAACAGGAGCTGGAATTTCTGCACTTTGAGGCCTGCTATTACCAAGGCATTGAATACTGTATCGAACACGGCCTAACCCGCTTCGATGCCGGAGCTCAGGGCGAGCACAAACTGCAACGCGGCTTTGAGCCCCGTCTCTGCTACGGCTACTTCAAGCTATTCGAGCGGGGCTTCAATGACGCCATTGCCGACTACTGCCGACGGGAAGAACTGCAGATGCACCAATATCAGGCACAATGCCGGCAACAGTTGCCGTATAAGAGCGGGGATTAGGGATTTGTTAAAGCCGTCATCCTGACGCACGTCAGGATCTCGGTTTAGGTTCTAGGGCAAAGAGCGAGATACCGAGGCCGTCATGCTGAACTTGATTCAGTATCGGTATGACGGCAAAGGGCGGAGTACTATGTTATGCCGTCATCCTGACGCACGTCAGGATCTCTCACTATGTAGTCTTCCTGATGCACGTCAGGATCTCGTTTTAGGTTCTAGAGCAAAGAGCGAGATACCGAGGCGAGCTCGGTATGACGGCCTAAGGAAAAGAGCAAGTGCGAGATACTGGGGCCGTCATGCCGGGCTCGACCCGGTACCAGTATGACGGCAAAGGGCCGGTGTTTGCATTTACGCCGTCTTCCTGATGCACATCAGGATCTCGTTTTAGGTTTTAGAGCCAAGAGCGAGATACCGGGGCGAACCCGGTATGGCGGCCTAAGGGCCGGTGTTTGCATTTACGCCGTCTTCCTGACGAACGTCAGGATCTCGTTTTAGGTTTTAAGGCAAAGAGCGAGATACCGGGGCGAACCCGGTATGACGGCAAAGGGCCGGTGTTTGCATTTACGCCGTCATCCTGATGCACATCAGGATCTCGCCCTTGGTTTTAGAGCAAAGAGCGAGATACGGTCGCACGTCCGATATGACGGATAGTAAAAAAACACCGAGCTTTGGGGGCTCGGTGTTTTAGTTTTAGCTCGCCGCTACGCCCGTCATACCGGGCTTGACCCGGTATCGGTGCGGGGCGCTATTACTTACCCATCATCTCAGCTTTCAGCGCTGCGAAGTCGGCGGGAATAACGCCGTTGAGCGGCTCCATGGCCATGTGCTTGGCGAGTGGGCCCGGCAGTGGCAGATCCTGACCTAAGATTTCATCGACGTTTTCTTTGAACTTGGCTGGATGAGCGGTGCACAAGAAAATGCCCACTTCGTCTTTGCCACGCTCTTTGTTAAGCAAGTCCCAACCGATGGCACCGTGGGGCTCACACAAGTAACCTTTGGCGAACAAGCGCTGCAAGGCGTCTTTGGTTTGTGCATCGTCTAACGCGCCGGAGGCGATATCGGCCAAGTCCCAGCCTTTTACGCGGCACAACTCTTCGACTCGTGGCCAGTTGTTAGGGCGGCTTACGTCCATGGCGTTAGAAATAGTTGCCACCGTAGTCTTAGGATCCCAGCTGCCACTAGCTAAGTAACGCGGCACGGTATCGTTGGCGTTGGTGGCGGCCATAAAGCGTTTCACCGGTAAGCCCAGCGCTTTGGCGATAAGGCCAGCGGTTAGGTTACCGAAGTTGCCAGACGGTACGGCGATCACGGCTTTGTGGCGTTGCTCTGCTGGCAATTGTGCTACGGCTTCAAAGTAATAGCACACTTGTGCCACTAAGCGGCTGATGTTGATGGAGTTAGCTGAGTTTAGGCCCACGGCCGCTTTCAGCTCTTCATCATCGAAGGCTTGCTTCACTAATGCTTGGCAATCGTCGAAGTCACCTTTTACCGCTAAGGTACGAATGTTATCGCCCAAGGTGGTGAACAGCTTTTCTTGCAGCGGGCTAATTTTGCCCTCTGGGTACAAGATAACTACGTCTATGTTTGGCAGGCCATAAAAGGCGTGTGCCACGGCGGCACCGGTATCACCGGAAGTCGCCGTTAATATAGTGATCTTCTTACCATCTGTGCTTAATGTCGCCAAGCACTGGGCCATAAAGCGGCCGCCAAAGTCTTTAAAGGCTAAGGTTGGGCCGTGGAACAGTTCAAGCGCATAAGTGTGCTCGTCGATTTTTACCAAAGGTGCGGGAAAGGTAAAAGCGCGCTCCACCATGGCAGCCAGCGTGGATTCTGGAATTTCATCACCAATCAGATGCTTTAATACCGCCACCGAGCGCGGCACTAATGGCAGCTCGAGCAGTGCATCAATGTTCGCGATGGGGGTTAAGTTTTCTGGGAAAAATAAACCCTGACCACGACCTAAGCCTTGCTTAACGGCACCGGCAAAGTCGATGGTTTCCGAATTATCCTTAATGTTGTACAGCTTCATAGTTCAGTTCCTGTTACTCGAGCACCTTGGGTATCGATTTTGCAAATATGGCAAAACCCATCCTGATTTTGAATAAAATTATCGGTCAGCCAGTTTTTCAGCTTCTCGGCTTGGCCTAACTCTTTGAGCACGCAAAATACCGTGGGGCCACTGCCGGAAATACCGGTGGCCAAGGCACCCATGGCGGCGGCTTGGTCGCGCACCGCATCAAAGCCTGGGATCAACTGCGCACGGTACGGTTCGGCAATCACGTCTTTCAACATGGCGGCGGCCAGTGGCTCTTGTTGGGTGTGGCAGGCATGCACGAAACCACCCAAACGACGGCCATAAGTTAAGCAGTCTTGACGACGATACTGGGCCGGCAAAATGCTGCGCGCCGCAGAGGTAGACACGTTGATGCCGGGATAGCAGAGCACCCAGTACCAATCATCAAAGCTCGGCAGCGTTTGACTCACTATGCCGGCTTCGTCTACCACTAATTGCAGGCCGCCAAAATGACAAGGGGCCACGTTATCGTAATGCAAAGAGCCGGATATCTGCCCTTCTAGCTCGCCCATTAGCAGCATTAATTCATGCTCGCTAAGCGGCGCATCATAAAAGGCATTCAGCGCCACAAAGGCCGCCACTATGCTGGTGGCACTGGAGCCAAGGCCAGAGCCCACGGGCATGCTTTTTTCCAGCGTCATCTTCAGCTTTTTGCTGGCAATACCTTTGTCATTAATGGCTTCTTCAAAGGCCACATAGCAGTCGTAAACGATATTTTGAGTAAAATCATCAGGCAGCTTATGGGCATAGGCGCCAACGGTATTGAGAGTAAACTCACCGTCAGTGTCACCTACCCAAACGCGGTCACCCAACATGGTGCCGTCTACGGGGGCCATGGCGGCCCCTAATACGTCAAAACCGACGCTAACGTTGGCGGTAGAGGCAGGGGCAAAGGCAACTACACTCATTTAAATCTCCTGCTTCCAGTTATGGGTACGTAATAAGTCGGCAAATACGCCAGCGGCGGTGACATCGGCACCGGCACCATAGCCACGCAGTACCAGCGGGATGGGCTGGTAATACTGGGTGTAGAATGCCAGCGCGTTTTCGCCGTCTTTTACTTTGAACAGCGGATCATCGCCGTCTACGGCCTTAATGGCAACCTTGCAGTGACCATTTTCAATCTCGCCCACATAACGCAACACTTTACCTTCGGCGGCTGACTCAGAGACCAACTTTTCGAAATAGGCGTTGGCTTCTGGCAGACGCGCCATAAAGGTTTCGATATCGCCGCTGTCGTCAAACTCCGGTGGCAAGCTGGCTTCCACTTCAATGTCGGTTAAGTCTAACTGCATGCCGGCTTCACGGGCTAAGATCAACAGCTTGCGCGCGACATCCATGCCGCTTAAGTCATCACGGGGATCCGGCTCGGTAAAGCCATTTTCACGGGCGATACGGGTGGCATCAGCAAAGCTCATGCCTTCGTCTAACTTACCGAAGATGTAAGACATGGAGCCGGATAAAATACCGCCAAAGGCGTTCAGCTCATCACCGGCGCGCAGTAAGTTCTGCAGATTTTCGATCACCGGCAAACCCGCACCCACGGTGGTTTCATACAAGAATTTACGGTGCGTACGCTGGGCCGCTCGACGCAGCTGACGGTAATAATCCAAGCT comes from Oceanisphaera profunda and encodes:
- a CDS encoding REP-associated tyrosine transposase, which gives rise to MTYHNALTGRISIPLQIYHITICTHQRTPLFRQLRTGRMVVQELKYIQDYKYADSLAWVIMPDHLHWLMQLNETASLSSVLKRFKGRTTSVVNRHLQRTGALWQKGFNEHALRKEEDIKQIARYIVANPLRANLVSKVGDYPLWDAIWL
- the ung gene encoding uracil-DNA glycosylase encodes the protein MALTWQQLIEQEQQQAYLQQTLEFVEQERAAGKVIYPPALEVFNAFALTPLNQVKVVILGQDPYHGPNQAHGLCFSVLPGVKVPPSLRNMYKELTTDIEGFVTPDHGYLTAWAEQGVLMINTVLTVAAGKAHSHAKLGWETFTDKVIQTVNEQCEGVVFLLWGSHAQKKGAAIDTERHHILTAVHPSPLSAYRGFFGCQHFSKTNALLQQQGKTPIEWTLNHSAFG
- the tesB gene encoding acyl-CoA thioesterase II, producing MSQALDELLALLALEQLDDGLYRGQSTDLGFGAVFGGQVMGQALAAAKYTLATDRPAHSFHSYFLRPGDVNKPIIYDVETIRDGKTTSTRRVQALQYGKPIFYMTASFQEPVSGFEHQAMMPEVAGPEGLTSESEHIKALVQYLPPKIREKWLSPKPIEMRQVNYVDPMLPEKAEPLRYIWLKANGELPNDPRIHKYLLAYASDFNFLPTALMPHGRSYWERELQVATIDHSMWFHQDFRFDDWILYVMESPRAIGGRGLVQGRCYTRDGILIASTMQEGIIRPRGG
- a CDS encoding GIY-YIG nuclease family protein, which codes for MAKLVINPLTTIPMLKSPAVYILSNKPQGVLYIGVTSDLLQRVWQHRNHDIAGFTARYNVNKLVYFEMLSDMYSAISREKQLKNWRRAWKVELIEQSNPQWRDLWNDVCG
- a CDS encoding GNAT family N-acetyltransferase, which codes for MPSPELVFIPAITQINANHWDALFTDGYPFTRHGFLRALEEGGSLGKDTGWLVQHACLYQDGRLIAAMPCYIKTHSYGEYLFDWAFAEAYQRHQLDYYPKLVCAIPFTPATGPRLGLAPGYQPVQVMPWFEQGLLALSERIGASGYQCLFCEPDLEEPLQRQNWQRRVNVQFHWLNRGYSHMDDFLARFSSRKRKNLLKERARVQNSGIRFTTLSGDALTPEVWQQFYQFYRRTYQKRAGHNGYLSQKTLLLWGEYCRDHCVLFAAWQDQTMVAGALCFRSHNTLYGRYWGCEQELEFLHFEACYYQGIEYCIEHGLTRFDAGAQGEHKLQRGFEPRLCYGYFKLFERGFNDAIADYCRREELQMHQYQAQCRQQLPYKSGD
- the thrC gene encoding threonine synthase, translated to MKLYNIKDNSETIDFAGAVKQGLGRGQGLFFPENLTPIANIDALLELPLVPRSVAVLKHLIGDEIPESTLAAMVERAFTFPAPLVKIDEHTYALELFHGPTLAFKDFGGRFMAQCLATLSTDGKKITILTATSGDTGAAVAHAFYGLPNIDVVILYPEGKISPLQEKLFTTLGDNIRTLAVKGDFDDCQALVKQAFDDEELKAAVGLNSANSINISRLVAQVCYYFEAVAQLPAEQRHKAVIAVPSGNFGNLTAGLIAKALGLPVKRFMAATNANDTVPRYLASGSWDPKTTVATISNAMDVSRPNNWPRVEELCRVKGWDLADIASGALDDAQTKDALQRLFAKGYLCEPHGAIGWDLLNKERGKDEVGIFLCTAHPAKFKENVDEILGQDLPLPGPLAKHMAMEPLNGVIPADFAALKAEMMGK
- the thrB gene encoding homoserine kinase; its protein translation is MSVVAFAPASTANVSVGFDVLGAAMAPVDGTMLGDRVWVGDTDGEFTLNTVGAYAHKLPDDFTQNIVYDCYVAFEEAINDKGIASKKLKMTLEKSMPVGSGLGSSATSIVAAFVALNAFYDAPLSEHELMLLMGELEGQISGSLHYDNVAPCHFGGLQLVVDEAGIVSQTLPSFDDWYWVLCYPGINVSTSAARSILPAQYRRQDCLTYGRRLGGFVHACHTQQEPLAAAMLKDVIAEPYRAQLIPGFDAVRDQAAAMGALATGISGSGPTVFCVLKELGQAEKLKNWLTDNFIQNQDGFCHICKIDTQGARVTGTEL